ACATGAGTTTTTGGGGAGCAGAGGGATCTATTGAGACAGAAAAGACTATGACTGTTCTAAAGTCATGGAATCAATGGTTTGGGGCAGAATTAGTGGCCCATTACGGGACTATATTGAATTTATTGGTGCAGAGAGTTCCTTCTACTGAACAAGCATTCCAGTTAGCGTGGGAACAAGATTGTGTCGCTTCTTGCACCATTGGTTTGTCAGGTATCTCTTTGAGGGAACTGGCGAGAGCTTTGCTACACACTAACCGTTGGTTCTTGCATGCTCGTCCCTAGTCAAGCTTTTTAATACTGGAGATTGGTTAGCCTTTGCCAAGTGTCAAGGTAGTTATCAGCAGACTACTCGATCTCTGAATCTAACCGACATTCAGCAGGTACTAACCATCAAGGGATAATTTTGAGGTTGTCTCTCAACGCAAGTCCATGTATTCACCTCAAGAGATAGACGTTCAGGATATTGACCATCTCGGTATTATTGCCGGTATCGTCGATGAGATCGGCATTGTCGAAATAGTGGATCGATTATTAGGTACTCACGAGCAAGAGAATGTTAGTTGTGGTCAAGTTGTCAAAGCCCTGATTCTAAATGGTATGGGCTTTTTGAGTGCTCCATTGTACTTATTTAGTGAGTTTTTCGAAAGCAAAGCAACCGAGCACTTACTCGGTCAAGGTGTACTGCCAGAGCACCTCAACGATACCCGTATCGGTCGAGTCCTCGACAAGCTCTATGCCTATGGTGTGACCCAGATATTTATCCATGTGGCAATGGCAGTCGTTCAGAAATTCGATGTAGCTCTAAGGTGTGCGCATCTAGATGCGACAAGCCTTAGTGTTGAGGGGCAATACTTAGATAAACCACAGGTTGAGGCGTCAGACGAATCCCCCTCTGCACCTGAGTCCCCCTCCCCTGCACTGGCTGAATCAGAGGAGCCGATACCCGTGAAAATCACCTACGGCTACTCACGGGACAATCGTCGTGATCTCAAGCAGTTTGTATTGAACCTACTGGTGAGTGGGGACGGGGGTATTCCTTTATTTTTACAAGTGGGCAACGGTAATGATGCGGACAAAAGTACGTTTGTGCCTATCATCCATGAATTTAAGCAACAGTGGAGTCAGCAACAGCCAGAGGTGATTGTTGCTGATAGTGCCCTCTACAGTGCCGACAATCTGCAAGCATTAGGAAGTACATCTTGGATTAGCCGAGTTCCAGCAAGTTCAACGGCAGCCCAAGACTTATTACAAGGGCTGCCGGGTTCACAGTTTCACCCCAGTGCTCTCAACGGCTATAGCTTTGTCGAAGTATGTAGTACCTATGGAGAGATTCAACAACGGTGGCTGGTGGTTGAAAGTAAAGCTCGCAGAGACTCTGGACTCAAACAAGTGCAAAAGCGGATTGATCAGGCGTTTAGCCAAAAAACTACTGCACTTAAAACCCTCTGCAAACAGACCTTCTTGTGCCCTGCAGATGCTTTAGCTGCAGCCCAAGATTTTGGCAAAATCCTCAGGTATCACACCCTTGACGATCTCAAAATCCACAAAAAACCTCATTATTCAAAGGCTGGACGACCGACAAAAGCAACGGTTGTGACTCACTACACCTATTCTATTGAGGCTACCTTAACCCTCAATGAGCCAGTCATCGAACGCTATCGGCGGCAAGCAGGTCGTTTCATCTTAGCCACCAATCTCTTGGAACAAGAGCAATGGAGCAATGATGATATTCTGCGCGAGTATAAGAACCAGCAGGCGTGTGAAGGAGGCTTTCGCTTTATCAAAGATCCACTCTTCTTTGCCTCTAGTGTTTTCCTGAAGACACCTCGGCGTATCGCTGCCTTAGCCATGATCATGGCCTTGTGTTTGATGGTCTACAGCTTAGGACAACGACAGTTAAGAAATGCACTAGAACAAGTACAAACAACTCTCCCTAATCAGAAGGGGAAACAAACTATGAAACCTACGTTACGTTGGATTCTCCAATGCTTTCAGGCCGTCCATTTAGTTTGGCTTGATGGTGCCAAGCATCTCATCAAGCTCAACAGCAGGCAGCAACTTATCTTGCCGTTCCTTGGGAAGGGCTGTAAAAAATATTATCTGCTCTGCTAGCTAGCCTGCTGAATGTAGGATCTAAGTTAAATCTGCCAGCTTGGCCTATTTTCTACCAGTGTTTGTGATCTATTCACTGCAGATAAGAGTACTCATTGAGAAAACCATTGTTATCTTGATACAGAATGGTTTTGATAATCTTGGGAACTGCAATATTGGTGAATTTGTCAGAAATCGCCCAAAGACTGTCCCATGACTCTTCTGCTTGGGTTAGTGAGTCTGTAGACCGTTTTAATGGCAATCAAGTGG
The Acaryochloris marina S15 genome window above contains:
- a CDS encoding IS1634 family transposase; this translates as MYSPQEIDVQDIDHLGIIAGIVDEIGIVEIVDRLLGTHEQENVSCGQVVKALILNGMGFLSAPLYLFSEFFESKATEHLLGQGVLPEHLNDTRIGRVLDKLYAYGVTQIFIHVAMAVVQKFDVALRCAHLDATSLSVEGQYLDKPQVEASDESPSAPESPSPALAESEEPIPVKITYGYSRDNRRDLKQFVLNLLVSGDGGIPLFLQVGNGNDADKSTFVPIIHEFKQQWSQQQPEVIVADSALYSADNLQALGSTSWISRVPASSTAAQDLLQGLPGSQFHPSALNGYSFVEVCSTYGEIQQRWLVVESKARRDSGLKQVQKRIDQAFSQKTTALKTLCKQTFLCPADALAAAQDFGKILRYHTLDDLKIHKKPHYSKAGRPTKATVVTHYTYSIEATLTLNEPVIERYRRQAGRFILATNLLEQEQWSNDDILREYKNQQACEGGFRFIKDPLFFASSVFLKTPRRIAALAMIMALCLMVYSLGQRQLRNALEQVQTTLPNQKGKQTMKPTLRWILQCFQAVHLVWLDGAKHLIKLNSRQQLILPFLGKGCKKYYLLC